In Mucilaginibacter celer, one DNA window encodes the following:
- a CDS encoding SusD/RagB family nutrient-binding outer membrane lipoprotein: protein MKKYIIYSLMLIAGAVSSCKKNFFDLTNPNQPTSASAALVLPSALSTSAALVNGSYTVYGYWMGYLSPAAGYAPSQTLLTYNFTTTDYQVWTGYYLNLANYDYVLKQTAGDKTQVYFNAIAQIMTAYGFEGLVDNYNNVPYTKAFQGSANLLPSYDKGPDIYADLIKRVDGAIAAINGADTKVAVSPSSADIVFGGDMTKWKKFANTLKLRLILRQSNTSNFGTISGGIASTATEGYLTADAGANPGFQNIDGKQSPFWNVYGYSQAGSTKSPATTAGAYAVGLFKSNNDPRGPLFYQPIGGDIIGNVFGAAVPVTASNFGNTTISGGSFISGKGLLKSPYMDAILFSAAESYFLQAEAKFRGLAVGTTSAEDLYNSGIKASFESAYVGYTGTTKTSNNTAADADAVTYYSQAKNNVNYAASSNKIQAIITQKYFALTGYNMFEAYNEYRRTGFPNPPASVASGAIGDGKLPSRIFYPDTEYSQNTANVGAEGTINQFTSKIFWAK, encoded by the coding sequence ATGAAAAAATATATCATATATTCTTTAATGCTGATTGCGGGAGCGGTTAGCAGTTGCAAGAAGAATTTCTTTGATTTAACGAACCCGAATCAGCCTACATCGGCGTCGGCGGCCTTAGTGTTGCCAAGTGCTTTAAGCACGTCGGCAGCATTGGTAAACGGAAGCTATACCGTATATGGTTACTGGATGGGTTATTTATCACCGGCTGCCGGTTATGCGCCAAGCCAAACGTTATTAACCTATAATTTTACAACAACTGATTACCAGGTTTGGACAGGTTATTACCTAAACCTTGCCAACTATGATTATGTCCTGAAACAAACCGCCGGTGATAAAACCCAGGTTTATTTCAACGCGATAGCGCAGATCATGACGGCTTACGGTTTTGAAGGATTGGTTGATAACTATAACAACGTTCCTTATACCAAAGCTTTCCAGGGTTCTGCTAATTTGTTACCATCGTACGATAAGGGACCGGATATTTATGCCGACCTGATTAAGAGGGTTGACGGCGCTATTGCCGCTATTAACGGTGCGGATACCAAGGTTGCAGTTAGTCCTTCATCTGCAGATATCGTGTTTGGCGGGGATATGACCAAATGGAAAAAATTTGCAAATACATTGAAACTGCGCTTAATTTTAAGGCAGTCAAATACGTCAAACTTCGGCACTATCTCTGGTGGCATTGCAAGTACAGCTACCGAAGGTTACCTTACTGCTGACGCTGGTGCCAACCCTGGTTTCCAGAATATTGATGGTAAGCAAAGCCCTTTCTGGAATGTTTATGGATATAGCCAGGCGGGTTCAACAAAAAGCCCGGCCACAACTGCTGGTGCTTATGCAGTAGGCTTATTTAAAAGCAATAATGACCCGCGTGGTCCGTTGTTTTATCAGCCAATTGGCGGCGATATCATAGGGAATGTATTTGGTGCTGCTGTACCGGTTACTGCAAGTAATTTTGGTAACACTACTATATCTGGCGGTTCTTTTATAAGCGGTAAGGGGTTATTAAAAAGCCCTTACATGGATGCGATACTATTTTCGGCTGCCGAATCATACTTCCTGCAAGCTGAAGCAAAATTCAGGGGCCTGGCCGTTGGTACTACAAGTGCTGAAGATCTTTACAATTCAGGTATTAAGGCTTCTTTTGAAAGCGCTTATGTAGGTTACACCGGTACAACAAAAACCAGTAATAACACAGCGGCAGATGCTGATGCCGTTACTTATTATTCGCAAGCGAAAAATAATGTAAATTATGCGGCTTCTTCAAATAAGATTCAAGCCATCATTACTCAAAAGTATTTTGCTTTAACAGGCTATAATATGTTTGAGGCTTACAATGAATATAGAAGGACTGGTTTCCCTAATCCTCCTGCTTCGGTAGCGAGCGGCGCAATTGGTGATGGAAAATTACCAAGCCGTATTTTCTATCCTGATACCGAATACAGCCAAAACACAGCTAACGTAGGTGCGGAGGGCACAATAAACCAGTTTACATCAAAAATTTTCTGGGCTAAGTAA
- a CDS encoding DUF1735 domain-containing protein has product MKMKYITQGLALLVLTVFFSSCLKDDRYVDFGASGTIVEFPLGGKINFAADAITETPDPSDNSTIVREFAVNVASPELPTKETKLTLAVDNSIVADYNKSQSVVSYEAFPTDAFKFTNTSVSIAAGKRVAIVSVTFYKAKLDPSKSYMLPIKIADAGGLNISANKGIHYYHIIGNDFAGTYIYDYRRYQNGTGPGPGKIPSKGEGLPPDITNDPNTKVAISPITPTSFSMVTNYNGQNVAYTVSFTRTVDGSIVRYTDWQVTFDDDNLKKWADAGITNKVAPAFTLPPPATSTDPKFFELNYVSGGASGRYIDDTYHK; this is encoded by the coding sequence ATGAAAATGAAATACATAACCCAAGGTTTAGCATTATTAGTGCTAACCGTGTTTTTCAGCTCGTGCCTGAAGGACGACAGATATGTTGATTTTGGTGCATCAGGTACTATTGTTGAATTCCCACTTGGCGGTAAAATTAATTTTGCGGCTGATGCAATCACCGAAACTCCTGATCCATCAGATAACAGTACCATAGTTAGGGAATTTGCGGTAAACGTAGCTTCGCCGGAATTGCCAACTAAAGAAACAAAACTAACACTTGCTGTAGATAATTCAATTGTTGCTGATTATAACAAAAGCCAGTCAGTAGTATCTTACGAGGCATTTCCAACCGATGCATTTAAATTTACCAATACCAGCGTATCTATCGCTGCAGGTAAAAGGGTTGCCATCGTTTCGGTTACTTTTTACAAAGCCAAGCTTGATCCATCAAAAAGCTATATGCTTCCAATCAAAATTGCTGATGCAGGCGGCTTAAATATCAGTGCTAATAAAGGCATTCACTATTACCACATCATTGGTAACGATTTTGCCGGTACTTATATTTATGATTACAGAAGGTATCAAAATGGTACAGGCCCTGGTCCTGGCAAAATTCCTTCAAAAGGTGAAGGCTTGCCTCCGGATATTACCAACGATCCTAACACCAAAGTGGCAATCAGCCCTATAACACCAACATCATTCTCGATGGTGACAAACTACAACGGTCAAAACGTTGCGTATACTGTGTCATTCACCAGAACTGTTGATGGCAGCATCGTTCGTTACACTGATTGGCAGGTAACTTTTGATGATGATAACCTGAAGAAATGGGCAGATGCCGGCATTACCAATAAGGTAGCTCCTGCGTTTACATTGCCGCCACCGGCTACAAGCACCGATCCGAAATTCTTTGAATTGAATTACGTATCGGGTGGTGCTTCGGGCAGGTATATTGATGATACATATCATAAATAA
- a CDS encoding S66 peptidase family protein, producing MDNLDNNINSYGLADLRTYGLPASIQPPYLKKGDKVAITCPAKKLPAPMTDAIDLLQSWGLEVVLGETVEASYHQFAGDDDLRARDMQRFIDDDSIKAIIAARGGYGAIRIIDKVDFSRLATNPKWLIGFSDITILHTHLLANYGLQSIHGQMPINIPDASKHSLDTLRQALFGESLSYEFTSYGINRSGEGQGILIGGNLSLLVAASGSISDPDYSGKILFIEDVGEYLYSVDRMLRMLKRAGKLAGLAGLIVGGFSGMKDNDIPFGQTVPEIVMDVVSGYNYPVCFDFPAGHIPDNNSLVLGRPVHLMVNEQQARLKFV from the coding sequence ATGGATAATCTTGATAATAATATAAACTCTTACGGACTTGCGGACTTACGGACTTACGGGCTCCCAGCCTCCATCCAACCTCCATATTTAAAAAAAGGCGACAAAGTTGCCATTACCTGCCCGGCCAAAAAGCTACCCGCCCCCATGACGGATGCTATAGATCTGCTGCAAAGCTGGGGCCTTGAAGTTGTTTTGGGCGAAACAGTTGAAGCCTCCTACCATCAGTTTGCCGGTGATGATGATTTGCGTGCCCGCGATATGCAGCGTTTTATTGATGATGATAGTATTAAAGCCATTATTGCCGCGCGTGGTGGTTACGGCGCTATCCGGATTATAGATAAGGTTGATTTTAGCCGCCTCGCCACCAACCCCAAATGGCTTATCGGCTTTAGCGATATCACCATTTTGCATACGCACCTGTTAGCCAATTATGGCCTGCAAAGCATCCACGGGCAAATGCCTATTAATATCCCCGATGCATCCAAACACTCGCTGGATACTTTGCGGCAGGCTTTATTTGGCGAATCATTAAGCTACGAATTTACATCGTATGGCATTAACAGGAGCGGGGAGGGGCAGGGTATTTTAATAGGCGGAAATTTATCTCTACTGGTTGCCGCCTCGGGTTCGATATCCGACCCGGACTATAGCGGCAAAATTTTATTTATTGAGGATGTGGGCGAATACCTGTACTCGGTAGACAGGATGCTGCGAATGCTGAAACGCGCCGGGAAGCTGGCCGGCCTTGCAGGGCTTATTGTGGGCGGTTTTTCGGGCATGAAGGATAATGACATCCCTTTTGGCCAAACTGTGCCCGAAATTGTGATGGATGTTGTAAGCGGGTATAATTATCCGGTTTGTTTTGATTTCCCCGCGGGGCATATCCCGGATAATAATAGTTTGGTGCTGGGGCGGCCGGTACACCTGATGGTGAATGAGCAGCAGGCGAGGCTGAAATTTGTATAA
- the metG gene encoding methionine--tRNA ligase, with translation MSQLNKYKRFTITSALPYANGPLHIGHLAGAYLPADIFVRYLRLKKKDVVYICGSDEHGAAITIKAKKEDTTPQAIIDKYHKQIKESFEDFGIAFDIYHRTSSPIHHELSQEFFLNLYEKDEFVEKFSDQYFDEDYQQFLADRYIIGTCPNCGNENAYGDQCERCGTSLNPTDLINPISTLSGKTPVLKSTKHWYLPLDKYQPWLEQWIDAKEGSWKVNVFGQCKSWLKSGLQPRSMTRDLDWGIDVPLAEAKGKKLYVWMDAPIGYISATKQWAIDNNKDWKLYWKKQADEQDDACLLHFIGKDNIVFHCIIFPSILHAHGEYILPQNVPANEFLNLEGDKLSTSRNHAVWLHEYLEEFPGKQDELRYVLTSILPETSDSEFTWKDYQARVNNELVAILGNFVNRVMILMHKFYDGKIEADTDRIEFTDEALSNGIGEYYDEIEKNLEAYRYRQALQAVMDMARLGNRYLTEKEPWKTIKTDPAAAKEALHNCLVLIGHLATAAQAFLPATAKKIITMLNLPNEPITYDQEMYFNNGHQLNPAALLFEKVEDDVIEAQLKKLADKKAAAVPPKSADVLPAKENVNYETFATMDIRTGTILAAEKVAKTKKLLKLTIDTGIDERTVVSGIAEYYEPENIIGQKVSILVNLEPREIKGIVSQGMILMAENSEGKLSFVAPTEDFHNGAVIR, from the coding sequence ATGTCACAACTCAACAAATATAAACGATTCACCATTACATCGGCCCTGCCTTATGCCAACGGGCCATTGCACATCGGTCACCTGGCGGGTGCTTATTTGCCTGCCGATATTTTTGTGCGCTATTTAAGGCTCAAAAAAAAGGATGTAGTGTATATCTGCGGCTCGGATGAGCATGGAGCAGCTATCACCATCAAAGCCAAAAAAGAAGATACCACGCCGCAGGCTATTATTGATAAATACCACAAGCAGATTAAAGAAAGCTTTGAGGATTTTGGAATTGCCTTTGATATTTACCACCGTACCTCATCGCCAATTCATCACGAACTGAGCCAGGAGTTTTTCCTGAACCTTTATGAAAAGGACGAGTTTGTTGAGAAATTCTCGGATCAGTATTTCGACGAGGATTACCAACAGTTCCTGGCCGACAGGTACATCATCGGCACCTGCCCCAACTGCGGCAATGAAAACGCATACGGCGATCAATGCGAACGTTGTGGTACATCCCTCAACCCTACCGATCTGATCAACCCAATCTCAACCCTAAGCGGCAAAACGCCTGTGTTAAAATCAACCAAACATTGGTACCTGCCCTTAGATAAATATCAGCCATGGTTGGAGCAATGGATTGATGCCAAAGAAGGCAGCTGGAAGGTGAATGTATTTGGGCAATGCAAATCGTGGCTCAAATCGGGCCTGCAACCACGTTCCATGACCCGCGATTTGGACTGGGGTATCGACGTGCCCCTTGCTGAAGCCAAAGGCAAAAAGCTTTACGTTTGGATGGACGCGCCGATAGGCTATATTTCGGCCACCAAACAATGGGCTATCGATAACAATAAAGACTGGAAGCTATACTGGAAAAAACAAGCCGACGAGCAGGATGATGCCTGTTTGCTGCATTTTATAGGCAAGGATAATATCGTATTCCATTGCATTATTTTTCCATCCATACTGCACGCCCACGGGGAGTATATTTTACCGCAAAACGTACCTGCCAACGAGTTTTTAAATTTGGAAGGCGACAAGCTCTCCACCTCGCGCAACCACGCTGTGTGGCTGCACGAGTACCTGGAAGAGTTTCCGGGTAAACAGGACGAACTGCGTTATGTGCTTACCTCCATCCTGCCCGAAACCAGCGACAGCGAGTTTACCTGGAAAGATTACCAGGCCCGCGTAAATAACGAACTGGTGGCCATCCTTGGTAATTTTGTTAACAGGGTAATGATATTAATGCACAAGTTTTACGACGGTAAAATTGAGGCTGATACCGACCGGATAGAGTTTACAGATGAGGCCCTTAGCAACGGTATAGGCGAGTACTACGATGAGATTGAGAAAAACCTCGAGGCATACCGTTACCGCCAGGCCTTGCAGGCTGTAATGGACATGGCCCGTTTAGGTAACCGATATCTTACCGAAAAAGAACCATGGAAAACCATTAAAACAGATCCGGCGGCTGCCAAAGAGGCGCTGCACAATTGCCTGGTACTGATTGGACACTTGGCTACCGCTGCGCAGGCCTTTTTACCGGCTACAGCTAAAAAAATTATCACGATGCTTAATCTGCCCAATGAGCCCATTACGTACGATCAGGAAATGTATTTTAATAACGGCCACCAGTTAAACCCGGCTGCTTTGTTGTTTGAAAAGGTTGAGGACGATGTGATAGAAGCCCAGTTAAAAAAATTGGCAGATAAAAAAGCTGCTGCAGTTCCGCCAAAATCGGCAGATGTGCTGCCGGCAAAAGAAAACGTTAACTACGAAACCTTTGCTACCATGGATATCCGCACAGGTACCATTTTAGCCGCCGAGAAGGTTGCCAAAACCAAAAAGCTGCTAAAGTTAACTATTGATACCGGTATCGATGAGCGCACCGTAGTATCGGGCATTGCCGAATATTACGAGCCCGAAAACATTATCGGGCAAAAAGTGAGCATCCTGGTAAACCTGGAGCCAAGGGAGATTAAAGGCATTGTATCGCAAGGCATGATCCTGATGGCCGAAAACAGCGAAGGTAAACTAAGCTTTGTTGCCCCAACCGAAGATTTTCACAACGGTGCGGTGATCCGGTAG
- a CDS encoding sensor histidine kinase, producing the protein MRPFNQTFTILLVDDREENLISLQEILEAPDRKFLKAHSGNEALKMALKNEDIGLIMLDVQMPDLDGFEVASILKSNPRTRDISIIFVTAISTELNNVLKGYAHGAVDYLQKPLHIAVTQSKVKVFQDLYFYQQQLKETIELKDKINKQLERFMFMVAHDLKSPLAGVVGLLQLMKDDDRITSSDELLDYMKLMLEASNHLINMIGSILEYSRQNQKDQSIEEFDVHELVAEMARLLFPPSHIHIGFDNRLPSIRTKKLKLQQVFQNLLTNSIKYIDKPVGEISIGHREEGDFYNFYVKDNGAGIPKEARQKIFNLFETAGHASKRDTSTGVGLNIMKMHVEEQGGKINVESTPGEGSTFYFQWLKRMS; encoded by the coding sequence ATGCGACCCTTTAATCAAACGTTTACTATTTTATTAGTAGATGACCGCGAAGAAAACCTCATATCACTACAAGAAATACTGGAAGCGCCTGATCGTAAATTTTTAAAAGCGCATTCGGGCAACGAAGCCTTGAAGATGGCGCTGAAAAATGAAGATATAGGGCTAATTATGCTGGATGTGCAAATGCCCGATCTGGATGGTTTTGAAGTTGCCTCCATCCTGAAATCGAACCCGCGCACCCGCGATATCTCCATCATTTTTGTAACCGCCATCAGTACCGAATTAAATAATGTACTTAAAGGCTATGCACATGGCGCGGTTGATTACCTGCAAAAACCCCTGCACATTGCTGTAACGCAATCAAAAGTTAAGGTTTTCCAGGATCTTTATTTTTACCAGCAGCAACTTAAAGAAACCATCGAACTTAAAGACAAGATCAATAAACAGCTGGAGCGCTTTATGTTTATGGTTGCTCACGATTTAAAATCGCCGCTGGCGGGTGTGGTAGGTTTGCTGCAATTAATGAAGGACGACGACAGGATCACCTCGTCTGACGAGTTGCTGGATTATATGAAACTGATGCTTGAGGCCTCCAACCATCTCATTAACATGATAGGCTCTATATTGGAATACAGCCGTCAAAATCAAAAAGATCAAAGCATTGAGGAATTTGATGTGCATGAACTGGTGGCCGAAATGGCCAGGCTGCTTTTCCCGCCCAGCCATATTCACATTGGTTTTGATAACCGTCTGCCCAGTATCCGAACCAAAAAACTGAAACTGCAGCAGGTTTTTCAAAATCTGCTCACCAATTCTATCAAGTATATTGATAAGCCGGTAGGCGAGATTAGCATAGGCCACCGGGAAGAAGGGGATTTTTACAATTTTTACGTGAAAGATAACGGTGCCGGCATCCCAAAAGAAGCCAGGCAGAAAATATTCAACCTGTTTGAAACTGCGGGGCATGCCTCCAAACGGGATACCAGTACCGGTGTAGGCTTAAATATTATGAAAATGCACGTAGAAGAACAGGGCGGCAAAATTAATGTGGAATCTACTCCGGGCGAGGGCAGTACTTTTTATTTTCAATGGTTAAAACGGATGAGTTAA